ATCATTGGGGAAGCCCGGCAATGGCACGGGCAAAATCCTCGGCCTCGAAGGGCTCCAGATCGTCCACGGCCTCGCCGACACCGATGAAATAGACCGGCAGCTTGTGCTTGGCGGAGATCGCGACGAGAATGCCGCCACGCGCCGTGCCGTCGAGCTTGGTCATGATCAGCCCGTTGACGCCGGCGACATTGCGGAAGATCTCGACCTGGCTCAGGGCATTCTGGCCCGTCGTGGCGTCGAGCGTCTGCAGCACGGTGTGCGGCGCATCGGGATCGAGCCTACCGAGCACGCGCACGATCTTCTCGAGCTCCGCCATCAACTCGGCCTTGTTCTGCAGACGGCCGGCGGTATCGACGATCAGCACGTCGCATTTTTTCGCTTTCGCCTGTTCGAAGGCATCATAGGCAAGGCCGGCAGCATCGGCGCCAAGCTTGGTGCCGACGAATTCCGAGTTCGTCCGCTCGGCCCAGATCTTCAGCTGCTCGATCGCTGCCGCGCGGAAGGTATCGCCGGCCGCCAGCATCACCTTCAGCCCGGCACCGGAAAGCTTCGCCGCCAGCTTGCCGATCGTCGTCGTCTTGCCGGTGCCGTTGACGCCGACAACGAGGATGACATGCGGCTTGTGCGAGAGGTCGAGCTGCAGCGGCTTGGCGACCGGCTTCAGGACTTTGGCGATTTCGGACGCCATGATGCGGCTGACATCCTCGCCGGTAACGTCCTTGCCGTAGCGCTCGGAGGCGAGTGTGTCGGTGACGCGCAGCGCCGTCTCGACGCCGAGATCGGCCTGGATCAACAGGTCTTCGAGATCCTGCAGCGTTTCGTCGTCGAGCTTGCGCTTGGTGAAGAGAGCGGTGATCTGGTTGGTGAGCTGCGAGGAGGTGCGCGCAAGCCCATTGCGCAGCCGCTGGAACCAGCTGAGTTTCGGCTGCGGGGCAATGGGTTGCGGTTCGATGATTGCCGGGCCAGTGGCAAAACCTTTGGGGAGGATGGGAGATTCCGGCTTTGGCTGTTCCGCCGCAGGTTCGGAGGAGATACCGTCCTCTGCCCTGCCGGGCAGCTCCCCCAAAGGGGGAGAGATCGGCTGAATGGAGATGTCTTGTTTCACATCC
This DNA window, taken from Rhizobium etli CFN 42, encodes the following:
- the ftsY gene encoding signal recognition particle-docking protein FtsY, producing MALSFIKKVFTFGKPAEEPVPDAVERELEPRSRDEDLPIVDDPVLPQEMDTAGGPAADVGEGGAEESDLPDEALPLPPADQMSDFGLVPLSLLEAEAEAETPATAESEVEETLSVPSGHLPHQRVDRSQADAPVSIEETVEVTEALSEEIPAEMDVKQDISIQPISPPLGELPGRAEDGISSEPAAEQPKPESPILPKGFATGPAIIEPQPIAPQPKLSWFQRLRNGLARTSSQLTNQITALFTKRKLDDETLQDLEDLLIQADLGVETALRVTDTLASERYGKDVTGEDVSRIMASEIAKVLKPVAKPLQLDLSHKPHVILVVGVNGTGKTTTIGKLAAKLSGAGLKVMLAAGDTFRAAAIEQLKIWAERTNSEFVGTKLGADAAGLAYDAFEQAKAKKCDVLIVDTAGRLQNKAELMAELEKIVRVLGRLDPDAPHTVLQTLDATTGQNALSQVEIFRNVAGVNGLIMTKLDGTARGGILVAISAKHKLPVYFIGVGEAVDDLEPFEAEDFARAIAGLPQ